One genomic segment of Helianthus annuus cultivar XRQ/B chromosome 14, HanXRQr2.0-SUNRISE, whole genome shotgun sequence includes these proteins:
- the LOC110908300 gene encoding mannose/glucose-specific lectin-like, which translates to MAGVLQNVNIKKRTGFIPVGLWGRQRGDPQNEWSFELDQGQRLKKITIDHGDDVIYSLMFTTEAAGGVVNTSNKFGGWNGGQTVSEVTLDSDEEIVGIKGSVGTKAPYTIISSLSFVTNKTTHGPFGGATSSEFSLPWENGSLVGFYGLAGYYIDGIGVYLRQILKIGTWGKTLPAGPQNNWSFKLEPTYHLTKITIDHGDLIYSLMFTAQYGDLTYTSEKMGGWNGGENVSEITFEGDEEINGISGTVALSRGTYAGLTVVSSISFMTNKKTHGPFGDVRGTPFTVPWNAGSFAGFYGLAGYYIDSIGVYLKATNY; encoded by the exons ATGGCAGGAGTACTACAAAACGTGAACATCAAGAAAAGAACGGGATTTATTCCGGTAGGACTTTGGGGAAGACAAAGGGGAGATCCTCAGAATGAGTGGTCTTTTGAACTTGATCAAGGCCAGAGGCTGAAAAAGATAACCATTGATCATGGTGATGATGTGATATACTCTCTCATGTTCACCACTGAAGCTGCTGGAGGTGTAGTGAACACTTCTAACAAATTTGGTGGTTGGAATGGTGGACAAACAGTTTCGGAG GTGACGCTTGACTCGGACGAGGAAATAGTTGGAATTAAAGGAAGCGTTGGTACTAAAGCTCCGTATACAATAATTTCTTCACTGTCTTTTGTAACGAACAAGACCACCCATGGACCTTTTGGTGGAGCAACCAGTTCTGAGTTCTCCTTACCTTGGGAGAATGGCTCGTTAGTCGGGTTTTACGGCCTTGCTGGCTATTATATTGATGGCATTGGTGTCTATTTGAGACAAATCTTGAAGATCGGAACATGGGGAAAAACTCTTCCTGCAGGTCCGCAAAATAATTGGTCTTTCAAACTTGAGCCAACTTATCACTTGACGAAGATAACCATTGATCATGGCGATCTCATATACTCTCTGATGTTCACCGCACAATACGGAGACTTAACATACACTTCTGAAAAGATGGGTGGTTGGAATGGTGGAGAAAATGTTTCTGAG ATTACATTCGAAGGGGACGAAGAAATTAATGGCATTAGTGGCACAGTTGCATTGTCAAGGGGAACTTATGCGGGTCTCACAGTAGTTTCGTCAATATCATTCATGACCAATAAAAAAACCCATGGGCCATTTGGTGACGTAAGAGGGACGCCTTTTACAGTACCATGGAATGCGGGTTCATTCGCTGGATTTTACGGCCTTGCGGGTTATTATATTGATAGCATTGGTGTTTATTTGAAGGCTACAAACTACTGA